From Amphiprion ocellaris isolate individual 3 ecotype Okinawa chromosome 10, ASM2253959v1, whole genome shotgun sequence, one genomic window encodes:
- the samd7 gene encoding sterile alpha motif domain-containing protein 7: protein MHVMTPREQLRKMTALGEQGNLDEKHWYRLVNGMSAGELRQRQELIMRNQMAMAPQILAQGQQRLQGVPTQFEPRFMDRELVPPTEMVASEERQVHMGPHLGPPLPPHANVIPGRTFPGPAGYGFLLSEPMETVARRQELIHKQNIARMEMNAILHQKELENAHQKGLMGIDNPMSYPSNPMVFRGRQRMPDGHDVFVHRPSLDELHSNSILMSASPYPPISTLHRERGRRAGRRPAAHKSTESHVSNLKGQNEDKGVEQSPGATSGEEKEMEPKGEMGEECAASKVHHQAKIDSELATGSRKNYKDGEPGLRKACVNSQEGCSDVANSSANDKDISSQCSAFQEKFMYPPTGGSLTGMPYMFPVPGNGFLPPGPPNLFLNGNEVPEDIRKWTVNDVYNFVSSIPTCSEYAQTFKDHMIDGETLPLLSEEHLLDTLGLKLGPALKIRSQVSRRLGSTLYMMNLPLPTSTLQTTPEKPGDRTSEIGSPVNCNSEEMMASPRDPDVLKSAEHLHEPENNSPPSASSETA from the exons ATGCATGTCATGACCCCAAGAGAGCAGTTAAGAAAGATGACTGCGCTGGGAGAGCAGGGGAATCTGGATGAGAAGCACTGGTATCGACTGGTCAATGGCATGTCAGCTGGAG AGTTGCGGCAGAGACAGGAGCTGATAATGAGGAACCAGATGGCCATGGCTCCACAGATCCTGGCTCAGGGGCAGCAAAGGTTGCAGGGGGTCCCAACACAGTTCGAACCTCGCTTCATGGACAG GGAGTTGGTTCCTCCTACTGAGATGGTAGCTTCTGAAGAAAGACAGGTACACATGGGACCTCATCTTGGTCCACCTCTTCCTCCCCATGCCAATGTCATCCCTGGGAGGACTTTCCCTGGACCAG CTGGCTATGGCTTCTTGCTCTCAGAGCCCATGGAAACAGTTGCCCGGCGACAGGAACTCATTCACAAGCAAAATATAGCCAG AATGGAAATGAATGCTATTCTGCACCAGAAGGAGCTAGAGAATGCTCATCAGAAAGGACTAATGGGAATTGATAATCCTATGTCATACCCCTCCAACCCCATGGTGTTCAGAGGTCGTCAGCGCATGCCAGATGGCCACGATGTCTTCGTCCACCGTCCCTCACTGGATGAGCTGCATTCCAACAGTATACTCATGTCAGCCAGCCCTTACCCTCCAATCAGCACACTGCACAGAGAGCGGGGACGCAGGGCCGGAAGGAGACCAGCCGCTCACAAGAGTACAGAGAGCCATGTGTCCAACCTGAAGGGGCAAAATGAAGATAAAGGTGTAGAGCAGAGCCCAGGAGCCACATCaggggaggagaaagagatGGAGCCAAAGGGGGAAATGGGAGAAGAATGTGCTGCCAGCAAGGTGCACCATCAAGCCAAAATAGATTCTGAACTTGCCACAGGAAGCAGGAAGAACTACAAAGACGGTGAGCCAGGGCTGCGTAAAGCCTGTGTGAACAGTCAGGAGGGGTGTTCAGATGTGGCCAACAGCAGTGCAAATGACAAGGACATATCCAGCCAATGTTCAGCTTTCCAGGAGAAGTTCATGTATCCACCTACTGGTGGCTCTCTCACAGGGATGCCTTACATGTTCCCTGTCCCTGGAAATGGTTTCCTCCCACCAG GTCCACCAAATCTCTTTCTTAATGGCAATGAGGTACCTGAAGACATAAGGAAGTGGACAGTGAATGATGTTTACAACTTTGTCAGCAGTATACCTACATGTTCAGAGTATGCTCAG ACATTCAAAGACCACATGATCGACGGAGAGACTCTGCCTCTTCTTTCCGAGGAGCATCTACTGGACACTCTGGGGCTCAAGCTGGGGCCGGCTCTTAAGATACGCTCACAg GTGTCCAGACGCCTGGGCAGCACGTTGTACATGATGAACCTGCCGCTCCCCACCAGTACCCTGCAGACCACTCCTGAGAAGCCTGGGGACCGCACCTCAGAGATCGGCTCCCCCGTCAACTGCAACAGTGAGGAGATGATGGCGAGTCCAAGAGACCCTGATGTCCTTAAATCAGCTGAGCACCTCCATGAGCCAGAAAACAATTCACCTCCATCTGCCAGCAGTGAGACAGCCTGA